TCGCTTCCACGGAGACGTCCTCTTCCGTTTCGTGCCAGCAGTCGTAGTCGGTGGCGAGGGCCACCGTGGCGTAGCACAGCTCGGCCTCCCTGGCGAGCTTGGCCTCCGGGATGTTCGTCATCCCGATGACATCGACGCCCCAGCTGCGGTAGAGGTTCGATTCGGCGCGGGTGGAGAACTGGGGCCCCTCCATGCAGATGTAGGTGCCGCCCTGATGGACCTTTGCGCCGGTACTGGCGGCGCCCTTCGCGGCGATGTCGGCAAGGCTGTGGCAGACGGGGTCGGCGAAAGCCACGTGGCCCGCGATACCGTTGCCGAAAAAGGTGGAAGCGCGCCCCCTGGTCCTGTCGATGAACTGGTGAGGGACGACGAGGTCACCGGGTACGATCTCCTCTTTCATGCTTCCCACTGCGGAAACGGCGATGATGGAGTCTACCCCGAG
Above is a genomic segment from bacterium containing:
- the mtnP gene encoding S-methyl-5'-thioadenosine phosphorylase, with protein sequence MTKFLGIIGGSGLYEMEGLTNITSVSMSTPFGDPSDEIITGTLGDITLAFLPRHGKGHRITPSEINYRANIYALKTLGVDSIIAVSAVGSMKEEIVPGDLVVPHQFIDRTRGRASTFFGNGIAGHVAFADPVCHSLADIAAKGAASTGAKVHQGGTYICMEGPQFSTRAESNLYRSWGVDVIGMTNIPEAKLAREAELCYATVALATDYDCWHETEEDVSVEAILQIMRKNVENARTAIAWAARNMVEKAPCGCSEALKFAIVTDRSAIPEETKKDLEPIIGKYIK